In Carya illinoinensis cultivar Pawnee chromosome 16, C.illinoinensisPawnee_v1, whole genome shotgun sequence, a single window of DNA contains:
- the LOC122299238 gene encoding uncharacterized protein LOC122299238 isoform X2, giving the protein MANLLVTGLRTLFAVLCCAMVATLIVTIFVDGLPFRKELLTPWMAATLVDFYINVITLAVWILYKESTWLCAILWIILLVCFGSITTCAYILMQFLKLSSQESLQDPMYYVLLRHTDKVNMEQKRKHSSVVTLRILFVALGCLMTGTLLYTLLTDGSPFRKELFTPWMLATLIDFYINVVALSVWVYYKESNWISAIIWIILLISFGSITTCVYIAWKLFQLSPQDPAYLVLLSSGSRKQV; this is encoded by the exons ATGGCGAATTTATTGGTTACTGGGCTAAGAACTCTCTTCGCCGTGTTGTGCTGTGCTATGGTGGCCACTCTCATCGTCACCATCTTCGTCGATGGTCTTCCTTTTCGCAAAGAGCTCCTTACCcc GTGGATGGCAGCAACCTTGGTCGACTTCTATATCAACGTTATAACTTTGGCG GTATGGATTCTCTACAAGGAATCGACCTGGCTCTGTGCAATACTCTGGATAATCCTGCTAGTATGCTTTGGCAG CATTACTACATGTGCCTACATTCTTATGCAATTTCTCAAGTTGTCGTCTCAAGAATCTTTACAAGATCCCATGTATTATGTTCTGTTGCGGCATACAGACAA GGTTAACATGGAGCAAAAGAGGAAGCACTCTTCTGTTGTGACTCTAAGAATCCTTTTTGTTGCTTTGGGTTGTTTGATGACGGGAACTTTGCTTTATACTCTCTTGACTGATGGTTCTCCTTTCCGCAAAGAGCTTTTCACTCC GTGGATGCTAGCAACACTTATCGACTTCTATATCAATGTTGTGGCTTTATCA GTTTGGGTTTACTACAAGGAATCAAATTGGATTAGTGCCATCATTTGGATAATTCTATTGATATCTTTTGGCAG TATTACTACATGTGTCTACATTGCTTGGAAGCTGTTTCAGCTCAGCCCCCAAGATCCAGCATACCTTGTTTTATTGAGTAGTGGCAGCAG AAAGCAGGTATAA
- the LOC122299238 gene encoding uncharacterized protein LOC122299238 isoform X1 has protein sequence MANLLVTGLRTLFAVLCCAMVATLIVTIFVDGLPFRKELLTPWMAATLVDFYINVITLAVWILYKESTWLCAILWIILLVCFGSITTCAYILMQFLKLSSQESLQDPMYYVLLRHTDKVNMEQKRKHSSVVTLRILFVALGCLMTGTLLYTLLTDGSPFRKELFTPWMLATLIDFYINVVALSVWVYYKESNWISAIIWIILLISFGSITTCVYIAWKLFQLSPQDPAYLVLLSSGSRAESRYNGLHAETVQH, from the exons ATGGCGAATTTATTGGTTACTGGGCTAAGAACTCTCTTCGCCGTGTTGTGCTGTGCTATGGTGGCCACTCTCATCGTCACCATCTTCGTCGATGGTCTTCCTTTTCGCAAAGAGCTCCTTACCcc GTGGATGGCAGCAACCTTGGTCGACTTCTATATCAACGTTATAACTTTGGCG GTATGGATTCTCTACAAGGAATCGACCTGGCTCTGTGCAATACTCTGGATAATCCTGCTAGTATGCTTTGGCAG CATTACTACATGTGCCTACATTCTTATGCAATTTCTCAAGTTGTCGTCTCAAGAATCTTTACAAGATCCCATGTATTATGTTCTGTTGCGGCATACAGACAA GGTTAACATGGAGCAAAAGAGGAAGCACTCTTCTGTTGTGACTCTAAGAATCCTTTTTGTTGCTTTGGGTTGTTTGATGACGGGAACTTTGCTTTATACTCTCTTGACTGATGGTTCTCCTTTCCGCAAAGAGCTTTTCACTCC GTGGATGCTAGCAACACTTATCGACTTCTATATCAATGTTGTGGCTTTATCA GTTTGGGTTTACTACAAGGAATCAAATTGGATTAGTGCCATCATTTGGATAATTCTATTGATATCTTTTGGCAG TATTACTACATGTGTCTACATTGCTTGGAAGCTGTTTCAGCTCAGCCCCCAAGATCCAGCATACCTTGTTTTATTGAGTAGTGGCAGCAG GGCAGAAAGCAGGTATAATGGACTTCATGCTGAGACAGTGCAACACTAA